The Synechococcus sp. MVIR-18-1 region CACAGCTCAGGAACGGGCTGAAAGTAGCGGGTGTAGGAGATTGGCGCAAGGGCTGAAGTGTCAGCTTGCCAATTACCACAACTGAAGTTGGGACCCTGCTTGGTGGCTGACGATGGCACAAGCCACAGAGAGATTGAGGCTTCGCACGCCCCCTTGGCCATCTTCACCAGCGCTGCAGGGCATCGAAATGGTTGTGATTTGAGTGCAACGGCTGCGTGTTGCCTCCGATAGGCCAGTGTCTTCTCGACCGAACAACAAAATATCTCCCCGTTGGAAATGCATCTCTTGAAGAAGAACCCCTCCTCGACGGCTACAGCCAATCACCCTTGAGGATTGAGCAAGAGACTCAAAAAATGCATCAACATTCTTATGGATAGTGATGTCAACATGAGGCCAATAATCAAGACCAGCCCTTTTTAAATAACGATCTTCAAGGCTGAACCCAAGTGGTTCAATTAAATCCAGTGGTAAACCAAAAGCAGCACAAGTACGAGCAATATTTCCTGTATTTGGAGGTATTCGTGGTTCAAATAGTGCCACCCTCAAAGGTTTTTGGATCAAAGACTGCTGATCTAGTGATTGATTACTTATGGATTGATTGCTTGAAGCTTTCTTCACGGTACGAGTATGCCTAATTGGGTGAGATTCAAAGCTCTTCCTTGAACAACGAGCCAGCTGTCTATTGCGTGTTGTTCTAATCGTTGAGCCAGCCAGCCTTGGCGGTCCCGAAACAATCCGCCGATTTTGGTGGCTGGGACCACTCCCCAGCCTGTTTCTTCAATCACAATCACGGTGGGAGATGTTCGCATGAGAAGACTTTCAATCAGCTCTTCAGCCTCTTGCTCCCACTGAAGATCATCGCGATCGAGGTGGAGTGCTGTAAAGCCACCGAGGGCATCGATCAGCAAGGGGTGATGGGCCTCTTCTGTGCGAATGCATGCAGCAAGCATTGATCCCGGCTCGCGTAGCTGCCAATGCAGGGGTCTTCTTTCGCGATGCAGTCGCATCCGTTCATCCCAGCTTGGATCATTCGACCGATGCGCAGAAGTTGCGACGTAGGTGACCATTTCTTGAGAGCTGAGCAAATGTTCAGCCCACCGGCTTTTCCCTCCACGGCTTGGCCCGCTTACAACAATGAGTCCGTTGGGAACCTCTGATTTTTGTTTGTTTGAATGAGCCAAGGCTTTATCCGCCTCCGTTCATGCCTCGCAATGTGGCGACAGAGGATGGACTGACACGGTTGAGATAACGGAAGATCCAATATTTGAAAATTGTTGCCAAAATCACCGGGAATGTAGCGATGAACAGAAGGATAAAATTCTCTCGCGCTGGAAATCCAAAGTGATTGGCAATACCATCAAGCAGCACAGTCCAACCTTCTGGACTATGGAATCCAACAAAGATGTCGGTGAAGAGAATAATCGCGAAGGCTTTGGCTGAGTCGCTTAATCCGTAAACAGCCTCATCGAAAAAGCCGCGAAGAACCCTTAGTTCTTCGCGGCTGAACAGGCAAACCATGACGAAGGCAAGCGTGGCTGATATGTCCGCTAAAACATTTTTTACAGCATGGGTACTTTCAGCATCAGCCTCTTCTTTGAGCTCAGCAGCCTTTTTCCCTAATTGTTGTTGTAGTTCTTCTTGGCTTGGGATTGAGTCACCGCGAAGAAGAGCATCGAATTCAATTTCTGCCTTATACACTCTCAACTTTTCTACTGCCTGTTCTTCAAGTTGTGGCTTTGGGTAACTCAAGAAGGGCAGGTCTGGAGCAAAGCGGTCGACAGCAGGACTAATGATGTAAGTGCGGCTGACCTGTTGGACTAACAGTGGCACCAGAATCAGGAGTAAAAGAACCTTCAGCGAGATCAGCGTCGAATCCCTGCGTCTTCGAAAGCCTGCAACTAATGTCGCTTCTCCAGCTGGATTGAGCTGCCTGCGCACCTTGTCGAAGACCCCAAGCAGGGAGCGCGGCAGCGGATCTGGAGCTCGAGTCATGGTCGGAGCCGCCGAAGCCCGTCTAGGGCTATACCGATTCACGACACTTTCAATGAGCTGAAGTTGACGCAATTCCTGGGGATCCAGCTGGGCACGCTGGTACTCCAGTTGATCTAGCGATGCACGACAAACATTGATCGCTACTCGGAACTTGCGCAGTACTGTCGCTTGAACCGATTTCGGAACAGAGAGCTCAAGTTCGGGACGGATGGGTCGGTCGCCGTAATACTCCAGTTCCAAGCTCTGGATTAATAGGGCCGCTTCATAGCCTCGATCGAGATCAGAGTTGACATCAAGCGCGTTGGCTTTGCCAAAGGCTCCTATCCAATTGCGAAATGCCATAGCTGATCAGCGGGAGAAGACCCACCAGGTGGCCATCGGCACAATGGTTCCCACCACCAGCAGCACAATGACCCAAGTGAAGGCGTTGCTTTCGCTCGTTTCCTCAACCGTGGGAACGTTTGTGGGAAGAGTGGTGCGTTCAATTTGAATTGGTGGGCCTGGATCTTCGCCCCCATTGAGAACCACTGCAATGCGTTCAATTCCATCCATGGAGGCCTGGCGGAATCGCTCGCCATCTCGCATCGGCTGACTCATCGTGGTCCTCGCGGTACTGCGAAGTAATGCATCTGGCAGTTGATCACTCAGCTCTGCTGAGACAACAACCGCAGCTTGTTTGTTCTGAGTTTCTTCGAGAAAAAGAATGAGAGGACGCTCACTCGTGTTGTCGTTATTAGACCAACGTTCAACCAACTCTTCCCCAAATCCCGTAAGACTCAGCCCGTAGTCCAGTTTGCGAACGGTAATCACCCTGGCGTCCACCTTGGAAGACTCCAGTTGATTCAGTCGCGTTTCAATCTCATTTTTTCCAGCCCGACTCAGCACATCAGCTGAATCCAGGACGGCCTTATCCGGTGGCTGGGCTGGTAGGTCTTGGGGAGAAAAGGCAAAACCCGCTGGCACTGCCAAAAAGAAACAGAGACTTGCGGCGATGAGCAGCTGCAGAGACTTGAAGGGGCTAGGCATCATGAGGCGTTCGAT contains the following coding sequences:
- a CDS encoding bifunctional adenosylcobinamide kinase/adenosylcobinamide-phosphate guanylyltransferase, translating into MAHSNKQKSEVPNGLIVVSGPSRGGKSRWAEHLLSSQEMVTYVATSAHRSNDPSWDERMRLHRERRPLHWQLREPGSMLAACIRTEEAHHPLLIDALGGFTALHLDRDDLQWEQEAEELIESLLMRTSPTVIVIEETGWGVVPATKIGGLFRDRQGWLAQRLEQHAIDSWLVVQGRALNLTQLGILVP
- the pxcA gene encoding proton extrusion protein PcxA, encoding MAFRNWIGAFGKANALDVNSDLDRGYEAALLIQSLELEYYGDRPIRPELELSVPKSVQATVLRKFRVAINVCRASLDQLEYQRAQLDPQELRQLQLIESVVNRYSPRRASAAPTMTRAPDPLPRSLLGVFDKVRRQLNPAGEATLVAGFRRRRDSTLISLKVLLLLILVPLLVQQVSRTYIISPAVDRFAPDLPFLSYPKPQLEEQAVEKLRVYKAEIEFDALLRGDSIPSQEELQQQLGKKAAELKEEADAESTHAVKNVLADISATLAFVMVCLFSREELRVLRGFFDEAVYGLSDSAKAFAIILFTDIFVGFHSPEGWTVLLDGIANHFGFPARENFILLFIATFPVILATIFKYWIFRYLNRVSPSSVATLRGMNGGG
- the psb32 gene encoding photosystem II repair protein Psb32, translated to MPSPFKSLQLLIAASLCFFLAVPAGFAFSPQDLPAQPPDKAVLDSADVLSRAGKNEIETRLNQLESSKVDARVITVRKLDYGLSLTGFGEELVERWSNNDNTSERPLILFLEETQNKQAAVVVSAELSDQLPDALLRSTARTTMSQPMRDGERFRQASMDGIERIAVVLNGGEDPGPPIQIERTTLPTNVPTVEETSESNAFTWVIVLLVVGTIVPMATWWVFSR
- a CDS encoding tRNA (cytidine(34)-2'-O)-methyltransferase codes for the protein MALFEPRIPPNTGNIARTCAAFGLPLDLIEPLGFSLEDRYLKRAGLDYWPHVDITIHKNVDAFFESLAQSSRVIGCSRRGGVLLQEMHFQRGDILLFGREDTGLSEATRSRCTQITTISMPCSAGEDGQGGVRSLNLSVACAIVSHQAGSQLQLW